A window of Aurantibacillus circumpalustris genomic DNA:
CTTTTTAAACTTAATTTTGCGGCCATGTTTGACTTCGCTTTTTTTATAACCATTTTAATAGGTCTTTTTTCACTGATTAACCCATTAAGCGCTTTACCTATATATCTTGGCTTAACGCAAGACGAGACCGAGGAAAATAAATTAAGAACCTTAAAAAAAACATGTCTGTATATTTTAATTATTTGTCTAGCGTCCTATTACCTCGGTGTTTATTTACTTAACTTTTTTGGAATCACCATTCCTGCCTTACGTGTGGCAGGTGGTTTAATTATTTTTAGATCGGGTTGGCAGTTACTAAATGTTCAACACAAAAAAGAATTAAAAGGAAATATTAAAGAAGAAATGGGTGAAAAAGACGATATTTCCTTCTCCCCTTTGGCAATGCCATTATTAGCAGGACCAGGTTCTATGTCTTTTCTTATTACTTTATTTTCAAATAGAAGTCGTAATATTAATATGGCTTTTTATCAGGATTTATTTGCCATAACAGCAATAGTAATTGTTATGTTTTCGATCTATTTCATTTTCAAGTTCGCACCACGTTTGATGAAATACGCTGGGAAATCAGGCTTAACAGCGCTTTCAAAAATAATGGGTTTTATAGTAATTGGAATTGGTGTTCAAATGATTCTTTCAAGCATTTCTACAATTGTAAAAACCATCTTTCTAGATCTTCATACAGGCTAATTCTTTTTCACCAGATTTAAAAACTCTAAATAGAATTTTTTGATTCTTGGTGTGAATACCTCATTGTGAAAAATAGAGATTAGCTCTCCATTATATTTTTTCACTTCATCAATGATTGGTGTTGCCAAGTCAATCAGTGTTTCATCATCCTTTTTTCTCGCGATGAGATCATTTTCAGTTATGGCAAAAGAGTGAATTGTCAGGGAACTTACCGACTCAATATCTAAGCTGTACCATTTATAAGGATAACAATAAGACGAGCGAAATCCATTATGATTTGTGTAGC
This region includes:
- a CDS encoding MarC family NAAT transporter produces the protein MFDFAFFITILIGLFSLINPLSALPIYLGLTQDETEENKLRTLKKTCLYILIICLASYYLGVYLLNFFGITIPALRVAGGLIIFRSGWQLLNVQHKKELKGNIKEEMGEKDDISFSPLAMPLLAGPGSMSFLITLFSNRSRNINMAFYQDLFAITAIVIVMFSIYFIFKFAPRLMKYAGKSGLTALSKIMGFIVIGIGVQMILSSISTIVKTIFLDLHTG